Proteins co-encoded in one Dasypus novemcinctus isolate mDasNov1 chromosome 18, mDasNov1.1.hap2, whole genome shotgun sequence genomic window:
- the ZNF526 gene encoding zinc finger protein 526, producing MAEVAEMPAHMLPEAEEMSMQISEETAEMSTEVTEMSPGEALASSLFFQHHQFMCSECGSLYNTLEEVLAHQEQHVPTVAEEAALTSQDADLEPELAPGPQDGPFQCGECSQLILSPSELLAHQDAHLRESSSQIQYQCGDCQELFPSPELWVAHRKAQHLSAAAAEPLAPPSLPPPIPPPPEVKMEPYECPECSTLCATPEEFLEHQGTHFDSLEKEERNGLEEEEEEEEEEEEDDEETEEEEEAAEAGDNAVGGTKSAASQAQGCGDCSQHWTSAGARRRHRRASRGPASAAHPFHCSQCQRSFSSANRLLAHGRAHVGGTHECTTCSKVFKKASSLEQHLRLHRGEARYLCVDCGRGFGTELTLVAHRRAHTANPLHRCRCGKTFSNMTKFLYHRRTHAGKSGAPPAAATASAVAAEPVPPPPPPPAPPAQLPCPQCSKSFASASRLSRHRRAVHGPPERRHRCGVCGKGFKKLVHVRNHLRTHTGERPFQCHSCGKTFASLANLSRHQLTHTGVRPYQCLDCGKRFTQSSNLQQHRRLHLRPVAFARAPRLPISGLYNKSPYYCGICGRWFRAMAGLRLHQRVHARARTMTLQPPRSPPPAPPPPPEPQQTIMCTELGETIAIIETSQPLALEDTLQLCQAALGASEASGLLQLDTTFV from the coding sequence ATGGCTGAGGTGGCTGAAATGCCAGCACATATGTTGCCAGAGGCAGAGGAGATGTCGATGCAGATTTCTGAGGAAACGGCAGAGATGTCAACAGAAGTGACCGAGATGAGCCCTGGGGAGGCCCTTGCCTCCTCCCTCTTCTTCCAGCACCACCAGTTCATGTGCTCTGAGTGTGGTAGCCTCTACAACACCCTGGAGGAAGTCCTTGCACACCAGGAGCAACATGTGCCCACTGTCGCAGAGGAGGCGGCACTGACCTCCCAGGATGCTGACTTGGAGCCAGAGTTAGCACCAGGACCCCAGGATGGGCCTTTCCAGTGTGGTGAGTGCAGTCAGCTCATCCTCTCCCCCAGTGAGCTTCTGGCCCACCAGGACGCCCACCTCCGGGAATCTTCCAGCCAGATCCAGTACCAGTGTGGGGACTGCCAAGAACTGTTCCCCTCACCTGAGCTATGGGTGGCTCATCGCAAGGCCCAGCACCTTTCTGCAGCAGCAGCTGAGCCTTTAGCGCCCCCTTCTTTACCACCCCCAATACCACCTCCACCTGAAGTCAAGATGGAGCCTTATGAATGCCCTGAGTGCTCTACCCTCTGTGCCACCCCTGAGGAGTTCTTGGAGCATCAAGGCACCCACTTTGACTCCTTAGAGAAAGAAGAGCGCAATGGgctagaggaggaagaggaggaggaggaggaggaggaggaagatgatgaagagacagaggaggaggaggaggcagcagAGGCTGGTGACAATGCTGTCGGAGGCACCAAGTCTGCAGCTAGCCAGGCCCAGGGCTGTGGGGATTGTTCCCAGCACTGGACCTCAGCAGGGGCACGCCGGCGGCACCGACGGGCATCTCGTGGCCCAGCATCAGCTGCCCATCCCTTCCACTGCAGCCAGTGCCAGCGCAGTTTCAGCTCAGCAAATCGGCTGCTGGCTCATGGGCGGGCTCACGTGGGTGGCACACACGAGTGTACAACCTGCTCCAAGGTCTTCAAGAAAGCATCCTCGCTAGAGCAGCACCTGCGGCTGCACCGTGGTGAAGCCCGCTACCTTTGTGTGGACTGCGGCCGCGGCTTTGGCACAGAACTCACACTAGTGGCCCACCGGCGGGCCCACACCGCCAACCCATTGCATCGCTGCCGTTGTGGCAAGACTTTCAGCAATATGACCAAGTTCCTCTACCACCGGCGCACTCATGCCGGCAAGAGCGGGGCTCCCCCAGCTGCAGCTACAGCCTCCGCAGTTGCAGCTGAGCCTgtgccgccaccaccaccacccccagccccaccagcCCAGCTGCCCTGCCCACAGTGTTCCAAGTCCTTTGCCTCTGCCTCCCGGCTCTCCCGGCATCGCCGCGCAGTCCATGGGCCCCCTGAGCGGCGGCACCGCTGCGGCGTTTGCGGCAAGGGCTTCAAGAAGCTGGTTCACGTGCGCAACCACCTGCGGACGCACACAGGTGAGAGGCCCTTCCAGTGCCACTCATGTGGCAAAACCTTTGCCTCTCTGGCCAACCTCAGCCGCCACCAGCTGACCCACACGGGCGTGCGTCCCTACCAGTGCCTGGACTGTGGCAAGCGCTTCACGCAGAGCTCCAACCTGCAGCAGCACCGGCGGTTGCACCTGCGGCCAGTTGCCTTcgcccgcgccccccgcctcCCCATCTCCGGCCTCTATAACAAGAGCCCCTACTATTGTGGGATCTGCGGTCGCTGGTTCCGCGCCATGGCCGGACTGCGACTGCATCAGCGGGTCCACGCTCGAGCCCGGACCATGACACTGCAGCCGCCCAGGTCACCgcctcctgccccgcccccaccccctgagcctcagcagaccaTCATGTGCACCGAGCTGGGGGAGACCATTGCCATCATTGAGACATCCCAGCCGCTGGCACTTGAGGACACACTGCAGCTGTGCCAGGCTGCCCTGGGGGCCAGTGAAGCCAGTGGGTTGTTGCAGTTGGACACCACCTTCGTGTGA